From the genome of Solidesulfovibrio carbinolicus, one region includes:
- a CDS encoding helix-turn-helix domain-containing protein, which produces MHDATSAISAATAASAALIKDLRRTLKVRTLPLTLGVDQIALSLGVHAQTVRSHVKAGTLPFERISITDGRNWRFRTADLLVYLLNDTTLAPTTPTTATPPAPRKGPGRRVGSQNKKTKAQASGEGA; this is translated from the coding sequence ATGCACGACGCCACTTCTGCTATTTCCGCCGCTACCGCTGCTTCCGCTGCTCTTATTAAGGACTTGCGACGCACTCTTAAAGTCAGGACTCTTCCTTTAACGCTCGGCGTCGATCAAATCGCGTTGTCGCTGGGCGTCCATGCACAAACTGTTAGATCGCATGTCAAAGCCGGAACGTTGCCGTTTGAACGTATTTCGATCACTGACGGCCGGAACTGGCGATTTCGGACCGCCGACTTGCTCGTATATCTACTCAACGACACGACTCTAGCCCCCACCACGCCCACCACTGCTACGCCGCCAGCCCCGCGCAAGGGGCCTGGGCGGCGCGTCGGCTCGCAAAACAAAAAGACCAAAGCCCAGGCCTCGGGTGAGGGGGCGTAA
- a CDS encoding tyrosine-type recombinase/integrase gives MAQKWEPFSGVSALFYRDYGQDGKTWMFRQMVNGTRVTDYLGAMSQERAVVIVATLRENRKLKVGPQTWAEMEGTAQEEAKVEKIKEEKERKRILAEEEFAKANTIENYWKNVYWPARQKEGSAHNNKSILGIFENWICPVVGKIPLQELTYLDVNKVLNIARDVGISQKTQKNIYVTLQTLWNDAKQFHSVKRNMELPIFPGKGIKKDRLKINNKKNCFLDTDEAKLLLDTLKNWREFYKQHKMAIKGQSGDDAYGMAVVALFSGLRFGDIASLTWGEVANKEQAYARNPKGGKAYGIHLNVAIIREMLAERRKRLSDEPKPDDLVFKNARGEKWVSVPQIYKTVIEKLGFNEVPRRYKNPAQKIDFHALRHTFASWLAMQSVSLYTIMKLMGHQSLAMTERYADLDPTLTKACVEKMYWNFSDLTGKEEGE, from the coding sequence ATGGCGCAAAAATGGGAACCGTTTTCAGGGGTTTCGGCTCTTTTTTATCGAGATTACGGCCAGGACGGCAAGACGTGGATGTTTCGGCAGATGGTCAACGGAACCCGCGTAACTGACTATTTGGGAGCGATGAGCCAGGAGCGGGCCGTTGTTATCGTCGCGACTCTTCGCGAAAACCGGAAATTGAAAGTCGGGCCACAAACTTGGGCCGAGATGGAAGGAACGGCCCAGGAAGAGGCCAAAGTTGAAAAAATCAAAGAAGAAAAAGAGCGGAAGAGGATTTTAGCCGAAGAAGAATTTGCTAAGGCAAACACAATTGAAAATTACTGGAAAAATGTTTACTGGCCGGCAAGGCAAAAAGAAGGATCGGCGCATAATAATAAATCGATTTTAGGCATTTTTGAAAATTGGATTTGTCCAGTCGTTGGAAAAATTCCACTTCAAGAATTGACATATTTAGATGTTAATAAAGTGCTAAATATCGCGAGGGATGTAGGCATTTCTCAAAAAACTCAAAAAAATATTTATGTCACGTTGCAAACGCTTTGGAACGATGCCAAGCAATTTCATTCCGTAAAACGAAACATGGAACTTCCCATTTTTCCAGGAAAAGGGATCAAAAAGGATCGTCTTAAAATCAATAACAAAAAGAACTGTTTTTTGGACACAGACGAGGCCAAGCTTTTACTTGATACACTCAAAAATTGGCGTGAATTTTATAAACAGCACAAAATGGCAATCAAAGGCCAAAGCGGAGATGACGCTTACGGCATGGCCGTTGTAGCGTTATTTTCCGGTTTGCGTTTTGGGGACATCGCTTCATTAACTTGGGGCGAAGTTGCGAATAAAGAGCAGGCATATGCCAGAAACCCAAAAGGGGGAAAAGCATACGGAATCCATCTTAATGTTGCAATCATCCGTGAAATGTTGGCAGAAAGAAGAAAAAGGTTATCAGATGAGCCAAAGCCAGACGATTTAGTTTTTAAAAATGCCCGTGGCGAAAAATGGGTTTCAGTTCCACAAATTTATAAAACGGTTATTGAAAAGTTGGGTTTTAACGAAGTGCCGCGTAGATATAAAAATCCGGCTCAAAAAATTGACTTCCACGCCTTGCGGCACACGTTCGCGTCTTGGCTGGCGATGCAAAGCGTGTCGTTATACACAATCATGAAGCTTATGGGTCATCAAAGTCTAGCAATGACGGAACGTTACGCAGACCTTGACCCGACCCTGACCAAGGCCTGTGTCGAAAAAATGTATTGGAATTTCAGTGACTTGACAGGAAAAGAAGAGGGCGAATAA
- a CDS encoding transposase, which yields MVVGANVHDSRLVGLTIKNNSDLFSMFNICTDSYHLCLDKGYDYPRVHEEVYSYGFESHIRSRGEEKIEKQEGLHPARRWVVERTFAWLKGFRGIRTRYCHYLSTFIAFVKLACAIIVFRKIYAKQ from the coding sequence ATTGTCGTTGGAGCAAATGTTCACGACAGTCGACTGGTTGGCTTAACGATTAAAAATAATAGTGATCTTTTTTCCATGTTTAATATTTGCACCGATAGCTATCACTTATGTCTGGACAAGGGCTATGATTATCCACGTGTACATGAAGAAGTGTATTCATATGGGTTTGAATCGCATATCCGTTCCCGAGGGGAGGAAAAAATTGAGAAGCAAGAAGGTCTTCATCCCGCTCGCCGCTGGGTCGTAGAGCGCACATTCGCTTGGCTGAAAGGCTTTCGCGGTATTCGAACGAGATATTGCCACTATTTATCGACCTTCATTGCCTTTGTGAAATTGGCCTGCGCAATTATCGTGTTCAGGAAGATTTATGCAAAGCAATAG
- a CDS encoding response regulator transcription factor has protein sequence MLERKSRSEWQHGRESLVLIAEDESEIAEILAAYLARGGMRTVHAADGLRALELHQALKPDLVLLDVQMPRLDGWQVLSEIRHRGDTPVIMLTAYDQDIDKLTGLRIGADDYIVKPFNPAEVVARTQAVLRRCLARDNVQNRHVLRVAPFLIDLENHEASVRVSGQRQLLALTLTEFKLLAQLAGAPRRVFSRTELLAACLSEGDALERTVDSHISKLRKKLEDLGVQGIPVGVRGVGYKLRGGE, from the coding sequence ATGCTTGAACGGAAATCGCGCTCCGAGTGGCAACATGGCCGCGAATCCCTGGTGCTGATCGCCGAGGACGAGTCCGAGATCGCCGAAATCCTCGCCGCCTATCTGGCGCGCGGCGGCATGCGCACCGTGCATGCCGCGGACGGCCTCCGGGCGCTCGAGCTGCACCAGGCCCTCAAACCCGACCTCGTCTTGTTGGACGTGCAGATGCCGCGCCTGGACGGCTGGCAGGTGCTCTCGGAGATCCGCCATCGGGGTGACACGCCCGTCATCATGCTGACGGCTTATGACCAGGACATCGACAAGCTGACGGGGTTGCGCATCGGTGCCGACGACTATATCGTCAAACCGTTTAATCCGGCGGAAGTCGTGGCCAGGACCCAGGCGGTGCTGCGCCGCTGTCTGGCCCGCGACAATGTCCAGAATCGGCACGTCCTGCGCGTAGCGCCTTTCCTGATCGACCTGGAAAACCACGAAGCTAGCGTACGCGTTTCGGGACAGCGCCAACTCCTGGCGCTGACGTTGACGGAGTTTAAGCTGTTGGCCCAGCTGGCGGGTGCGCCCAGGCGGGTGTTCAGCCGCACCGAACTGCTGGCCGCCTGTCTGTCGGAAGGGGATGCCCTGGAGCGCACGGTGGACAGCCACATCAGCAAACTTCGCAAGAAGCTGGAGGATCTCGGCGTCCAGGGAATCCCGGTTGGCGTGCGCGGCGTTGGCTACAAGCTGCGGGGCGGCGAATGA
- a CDS encoding sensor histidine kinase, which yields MILDLDARLVCCDPVRIRQALLALLDNVCRYAVAGPVRIQSRLKDGWCELSVEDDGPGLPDDLIPYVFTAFRRAQGARSGGSGLGLAVVAAIARAHGGRAACRTAASGGTVFTLTWPIDPGHGLPGPDRGEHG from the coding sequence GTGATCCTGGACCTGGACGCACGGTTGGTATGCTGCGATCCGGTGCGTATCCGGCAGGCGCTCCTGGCGCTCCTGGATAACGTCTGCCGGTATGCCGTGGCAGGCCCGGTGCGAATCCAGTCCCGTCTCAAGGATGGCTGGTGCGAACTCAGCGTGGAAGATGACGGGCCAGGCCTGCCGGACGACTTGATTCCGTATGTATTTACGGCATTTCGACGTGCGCAAGGCGCGCGCTCGGGCGGCAGCGGCCTGGGACTGGCCGTGGTGGCTGCCATCGCGCGTGCCCATGGAGGACGCGCTGCTTGCAGGACGGCTGCCAGCGGCGGCACGGTTTTCACGCTGACCTGGCCCATCGACCCAGGTCATGGCCTGCCAGGGCCAGATCGTGGCGAACACGGTTGA
- a CDS encoding efflux RND transporter permease subunit — MPQFFIYRPVFAWVVALFIILLGVIAIPNLPIARFPSVAPATVTISATYPGATPQTMSDGVISLIERELSSVKNLLYFESSSDASGAASVSATFKPGTDPDMAQIDVQNKLKAIEPRLPQTVRQNGLTVETSSSGFLMLVGLKSDDGRFDETVLSDYMARNIVDELRRIEGVGRVQLFGAEQAMRVWVDPAKLIAFGLSMNDLSAAVSQQNVQIAPGGVGAMPALPGQRVTVSLTVQGQLSTPEQFAAIVLRANPDGSKVVLGDVARVELGSQSYGFMNREDGKTATAAAVQLAPGANAVRTAEEVEARMAELGSTMPAGMSYSIPFNTAPFVKISIEKVIHTLIEAMVLVFLVMFLFLQNIRYTLIPAIVAPIALLGTFAVMLASGFSINVLTMFGMVLAIGIIVDDAIVVVENVERIMTEKGLPPREATIQAMQEITGAVIGITLVLTAVFIPMGLASGTVGAIYKQFTLSMAVSILFSAFLALTLTPALCATLLRPHAAQRHEKRGFLGWFNRRFERMTSRYETRLGKLVTRTGRMMLVFAALCAVLMVAFRHLPSSFLPEEDQGYFLTSIQLPADATVERTLEVVKAFEQHAASRPSIRSNMTVVGFGFSGSGPNAAMAFTMLKDWGVRNGATAQGEVALAQEALSGAREGTVITLLPPAIDELGNSSGFTMRLQDRANQGHAALQAAEAKLLELAQKSRLVSGVYADSLPAGSSIRLDIDRDKAEALGVSFASISDTLSTAMGSHYVNDFPNAGRMQQVIIQAEASARMQIDDVLKLYVRNANGGMMPLSEVVIPAWSETPLQLVRYQGFPAARISGNAALGVSSGEAMAEMERLAAQLPPGFAVAWTGQSLQERQSATQAPLLLALSILVVFLVLAALYESWSIPLSVMLVVPLGLLGAVGAVMLRGMPNDVFFKVGMITIIGLSAKNAILIVELAKQLRQQGKGLAEAAVTAARLRLRPILMTSLAFGLGVAPLMLASGASAETQHAIGTGVFGGMVTATVLAIFFVPVFFVFVMGLQERFAAWRFILRPHVNR; from the coding sequence ATGCCGCAATTCTTCATTTATCGCCCGGTTTTCGCCTGGGTCGTCGCCCTGTTTATCATCCTGCTGGGCGTGATCGCCATTCCCAATCTGCCCATCGCCCGGTTTCCTTCGGTGGCGCCGGCCACCGTCACCATTTCCGCGACCTATCCCGGTGCCACGCCGCAGACCATGAGCGACGGGGTGATCAGCCTCATTGAGCGCGAACTCTCCAGCGTCAAGAACCTGTTGTACTTCGAATCATCGTCCGATGCCTCGGGTGCGGCGTCCGTCAGCGCCACCTTCAAACCGGGCACAGACCCGGACATGGCGCAGATCGACGTGCAAAACAAGCTCAAGGCCATTGAGCCGCGCTTGCCGCAGACCGTGCGCCAAAACGGTCTGACCGTGGAGACCTCCTCGTCCGGCTTCCTGATGCTTGTCGGCCTCAAATCCGACGACGGGCGCTTCGATGAGACGGTGCTCAGCGACTACATGGCGCGCAACATCGTCGATGAACTGCGCCGCATCGAAGGCGTAGGCCGCGTGCAACTGTTCGGCGCGGAGCAGGCAATGCGGGTTTGGGTCGATCCGGCCAAGCTGATTGCCTTTGGCCTGTCGATGAACGATCTGTCCGCAGCCGTGAGCCAGCAAAATGTCCAGATCGCGCCCGGCGGCGTCGGAGCCATGCCGGCGCTGCCGGGGCAGCGCGTGACGGTATCGCTCACGGTGCAGGGCCAGCTGTCCACGCCCGAACAGTTCGCCGCCATCGTGCTGCGCGCCAACCCCGACGGCTCCAAGGTGGTGCTGGGCGACGTGGCGCGGGTCGAACTCGGCTCACAGTCCTACGGCTTTATGAACCGCGAAGACGGCAAAACCGCCACGGCCGCGGCCGTACAGCTCGCGCCTGGCGCCAATGCGGTCAGGACCGCCGAGGAAGTCGAGGCGCGGATGGCAGAGCTTGGCAGCACGATGCCGGCCGGCATGAGCTATTCGATCCCGTTTAATACCGCGCCGTTCGTCAAGATCTCCATCGAGAAGGTCATCCATACCCTGATCGAGGCGATGGTGCTGGTGTTTCTGGTCATGTTCCTCTTTCTGCAAAACATCCGCTACACCCTGATCCCGGCCATCGTTGCGCCAATCGCACTGCTGGGCACCTTCGCGGTGATGCTTGCTTCGGGCTTTTCCATCAATGTGCTGACCATGTTCGGCATGGTGCTGGCAATCGGAATCATCGTGGACGATGCCATCGTCGTCGTCGAGAATGTGGAACGCATCATGACCGAGAAGGGGCTGCCGCCACGTGAGGCGACGATCCAGGCGATGCAGGAGATCACCGGCGCGGTGATCGGCATCACCCTGGTCTTGACGGCCGTGTTCATCCCCATGGGGCTGGCCAGCGGCACGGTCGGCGCGATCTACAAACAGTTCACGCTGTCCATGGCGGTGTCGATCCTGTTTTCGGCCTTCCTCGCGTTGACCCTGACGCCCGCTCTGTGCGCGACGTTGCTTCGGCCCCACGCTGCGCAGCGCCACGAGAAGCGCGGGTTTCTCGGCTGGTTCAACCGCCGCTTCGAGCGCATGACCTCGCGCTATGAAACGCGCCTGGGCAAGCTGGTGACACGGACAGGACGGATGATGCTGGTGTTCGCTGCGCTCTGCGCCGTCCTCATGGTTGCTTTCCGCCATCTGCCGTCATCCTTCCTGCCGGAGGAAGACCAGGGCTATTTCCTGACGTCCATCCAGTTGCCCGCCGACGCCACCGTCGAGCGCACGCTGGAAGTGGTCAAGGCCTTCGAGCAGCACGCGGCCTCGCGCCCATCGATCCGATCCAACATGACCGTCGTCGGCTTTGGCTTCTCCGGCTCCGGCCCAAATGCGGCCATGGCCTTCACCATGCTCAAGGACTGGGGCGTGCGCAATGGCGCCACGGCCCAAGGCGAAGTGGCCCTGGCCCAGGAGGCCCTCTCCGGCGCCAGGGAAGGGACAGTGATTACCCTGCTGCCGCCGGCCATCGACGAGCTTGGCAACAGCTCCGGCTTCACCATGCGTCTGCAGGACCGGGCCAACCAGGGCCATGCCGCGCTCCAGGCGGCAGAGGCCAAGCTGCTTGAACTGGCGCAGAAGAGTCGGCTCGTCAGCGGCGTCTATGCCGACAGCCTTCCGGCCGGCTCCAGCATCCGCCTGGACATCGATCGGGACAAGGCCGAGGCGTTGGGCGTTTCGTTCGCCAGCATCAGCGACACGCTGTCCACCGCGATGGGATCTCACTACGTCAACGACTTCCCCAATGCCGGGCGCATGCAGCAGGTCATCATTCAAGCCGAAGCGTCGGCACGCATGCAGATAGACGACGTGCTCAAGCTCTATGTGCGCAACGCCAACGGCGGCATGATGCCGCTGTCCGAGGTGGTGATCCCGGCATGGAGCGAGACGCCGCTGCAACTGGTGCGCTATCAGGGCTTCCCGGCGGCGCGCATCTCGGGCAATGCGGCACTCGGCGTCTCCAGCGGCGAGGCGATGGCCGAGATGGAGCGGCTGGCGGCGCAGTTGCCGCCGGGCTTCGCGGTGGCCTGGACCGGACAATCCCTGCAGGAGCGCCAGTCCGCCACGCAAGCGCCGCTGCTGCTGGCGCTGTCGATCCTGGTGGTGTTTCTGGTGCTGGCCGCGCTGTACGAGAGCTGGTCGATCCCGCTCTCGGTCATGCTGGTGGTGCCGCTGGGCCTGCTGGGCGCCGTGGGGGCTGTGATGTTGCGCGGCATGCCCAACGACGTGTTCTTCAAGGTCGGCATGATCACCATTATCGGCCTGTCGGCCAAAAACGCCATTCTCATCGTCGAGCTCGCCAAACAGTTGCGTCAACAGGGCAAGGGGCTGGCTGAAGCGGCGGTCACTGCGGCCCGGCTGCGACTGCGCCCGATTCTCATGACGTCGCTGGCTTTTGGCCTGGGAGTGGCGCCGCTGATGCTCGCCAGCGGGGCCAGCGCCGAAACCCAGCACGCCATCGGCACCGGCGTTTTCGGCGGCATGGTCACCGCAACGGTGCTCGCCATTTTCTTCGTGCCGGTGTTCTTCGTCTTCGTGATGGGCTTGCAAGAGCGATTC
- a CDS encoding efflux RND transporter periplasmic adaptor subunit — MTIKRLCRQSGLIALAVLLLAGGVQAESEEALPPPLVSVMTVTPSRQELSEVLPGRVAAVRIAEIRPQVSGIVQRRLFEQGAEVKAGQPLFQINPAPFKAEADATEAALKRAEVVLARAQLQTSRLHSLVEVGAVSRQVYDDAVSLRDQASADVAQARATLKRRQLDLKFATVEAPISGRIEQALVSEGALVGSGDSSPMARIHQIDQVYVDVRRPASSLESLRQALATQQASADEGLPVAILRSDGEAYAVAGRILFSGINVDAGTGDVLLRVLVDNPQRLLLPGMFVRARVPRTSYAEALMVPQQAVVRNDGEPQIWVLDAHNRAQLIPVKLGELLNRHYRIQSGLAAGQTIVVEGMTRLSNGIEVQAHEWQASELTTAASSH, encoded by the coding sequence ATGACGATCAAACGACTGTGCCGCCAGAGCGGCTTGATTGCCCTAGCGGTTTTGCTACTGGCCGGCGGTGTTCAGGCTGAATCGGAGGAGGCGCTCCCGCCACCCCTGGTATCCGTGATGACCGTCACGCCGTCGCGGCAGGAACTGAGTGAAGTTCTGCCGGGGCGCGTCGCTGCGGTGCGCATTGCCGAAATCCGGCCGCAGGTCAGCGGCATCGTACAGCGCCGCCTGTTCGAACAGGGCGCCGAGGTCAAGGCCGGCCAGCCCCTGTTCCAGATCAACCCGGCGCCGTTCAAGGCCGAGGCTGACGCCACTGAAGCAGCCCTGAAACGGGCCGAGGTCGTGTTGGCACGAGCCCAACTGCAAACCAGCCGACTGCATTCTTTGGTTGAGGTCGGCGCGGTCAGCCGCCAGGTCTACGACGACGCGGTCTCCCTACGCGATCAGGCGTCCGCCGACGTCGCCCAGGCCCGCGCCACGCTCAAACGCCGCCAGCTTGATCTGAAGTTCGCCACCGTGGAAGCGCCTATTTCCGGGCGCATCGAGCAGGCGCTGGTGAGCGAGGGCGCGTTGGTCGGCAGCGGCGACAGCAGTCCCATGGCGCGTATCCATCAGATCGACCAGGTCTACGTCGATGTACGCCGCCCGGCGTCCTCGCTCGAATCGCTGCGCCAGGCCCTGGCGACGCAACAAGCCAGCGCCGACGAAGGCCTGCCCGTGGCCATCTTGCGAAGCGATGGCGAGGCGTATGCTGTCGCCGGGCGCATCCTGTTCTCAGGTATAAACGTCGATGCCGGCACCGGCGACGTACTGCTGCGCGTGCTGGTGGACAACCCGCAACGCCTGCTTTTGCCGGGCATGTTCGTGCGCGCACGCGTGCCGCGTACCAGCTATGCCGAGGCGCTGATGGTGCCGCAGCAGGCGGTGGTGCGAAACGACGGCGAGCCGCAGATATGGGTCCTTGACGCGCACAACCGGGCGCAACTCATCCCGGTCAAATTGGGCGAATTGCTCAACCGGCACTATCGCATCCAGTCCGGCCTCGCCGCCGGGCAAACAATCGTGGTCGAAGGGATGACGCGTCTGTCCAACGGCATCGAAGTGCAAGCCCACGAGTGGCAGGCGTCTGAACTGACAACCGCGGCATCTTCGCACTGA
- a CDS encoding transposase: MSTPYDFTELPDELWTQLEPLLDPFKRKRSGGSAPISSRNIMNGIIFRLKTGCQWSMIPRSYGSKSAIHEHYRRWARRGVFDQLIKICLENYHLQQGLHFSWQSMDGSLIQAPVRTKKRSG, from the coding sequence ATGAGTACCCCGTATGATTTTACCGAACTGCCGGACGAGTTATGGACACAATTAGAACCGCTCCTTGACCCGTTTAAGCGAAAGCGTTCTGGCGGAAGCGCTCCGATTTCCTCTCGGAACATAATGAACGGCATCATCTTCCGTCTGAAAACAGGATGTCAGTGGAGTATGATCCCAAGGAGCTATGGATCAAAAAGCGCTATTCATGAGCACTATCGCCGATGGGCGAGACGTGGAGTATTTGACCAATTGATAAAGATATGCCTGGAAAATTATCATCTTCAGCAAGGTCTTCATTTTTCCTGGCAATCCATGGACGGCTCTTTGATTCAGGCACCTGTTCGCACAAAAAAAAGAAGCGGCTGA
- a CDS encoding ribbon-helix-helix domain-containing protein, which yields MDDIPKPRRGRPRKHFRDNVQKHFLFSTELSKRLAILSERENQSEAEIVRHAVERYLTFAGV from the coding sequence ATGGACGACATCCCAAAACCCCGAAGAGGCCGCCCCCGCAAGCATTTCCGCGACAACGTGCAAAAGCACTTCCTGTTTTCGACCGAACTTTCAAAAAGGCTTGCGATTCTCTCGGAACGCGAAAATCAATCCGAAGCCGAGATCGTTCGACACGCGGTCGAACGCTACCTGACGTTTGCCGGTGTCTGA
- a CDS encoding DUF3987 domain-containing protein: MAMKPRQDNFDDTPAPAPESVNVNNNPENLERIVRAGVENVKKGAKGDQNRTLNVTCYWIGRVLGEAALQDHVEKALCDAGVEIGINQQEAARTARSGLRGGAGAGAPGNEETLPQFLCEIDAPGNSEEDESLAIDDFVGKLPPMPLEVFPEKAREAIAAIAASKDVPQDMVGAFFLSLCAACIGRARTARYSKTWQEPGNLYFLVAAATGTGKSHTMKFIFSELARMEAIVKMQYREDRRKYEEDMVVFRKRSSGKEGSKGKKSDAPTCSANTGKKDEMPKRPPNIQYVLTDTTMEAAMDLLFDNPRGLCWLIDEFHNFIPGLDRYSAKGTSEGKRRLLSTWDGATICVNRKAKDGVSNELYIENATFSICGCVQPHLLPEIFTYDDLHQGLPERFLFVNCQPQPPAPDPRPEIPEWVEKYLTRITRVMMGFAMEEDQDGRLRGLAIDLDDAARKEWNAFSNTIKNKTYGLTIHGFAMKMRGITLRLALLLHCLRHADDGDVTDGEITFGDMTNAVALADYFFAQAQKMNTYIPDKKGNSRSATNDTHASRIAELLLKHVHEIGQLEGKIENKVLQGWFKKARLKINQNQLREAFTTLNIEAGREKSRRYRLITTDVLDICSKMSSQIKGVFEEDDFDAVEVDER, encoded by the coding sequence ATGGCTATGAAGCCCCGCCAAGATAATTTTGATGACACACCCGCGCCAGCGCCCGAGAGCGTGAACGTTAACAACAATCCTGAAAACCTGGAAAGAATTGTCCGGGCTGGTGTTGAAAACGTCAAAAAGGGAGCTAAAGGCGACCAGAATCGGACCTTAAACGTTACGTGTTACTGGATCGGTCGCGTTTTGGGCGAAGCAGCGTTGCAAGATCATGTCGAAAAGGCGCTGTGTGATGCGGGCGTGGAAATCGGTATTAATCAGCAAGAAGCGGCCAGAACTGCCCGTTCCGGCCTCCGTGGTGGAGCCGGGGCCGGCGCGCCGGGCAACGAAGAGACGTTGCCGCAATTTTTGTGCGAAATCGATGCCCCGGGGAACTCCGAAGAAGATGAATCGCTGGCGATTGATGATTTTGTCGGAAAATTGCCGCCGATGCCGCTCGAAGTATTCCCGGAAAAGGCGCGTGAAGCGATTGCCGCTATTGCTGCCAGTAAAGACGTTCCACAAGACATGGTCGGGGCATTTTTCCTTTCTTTGTGCGCTGCTTGTATCGGCCGAGCAAGAACCGCCCGATATTCTAAAACATGGCAAGAACCTGGAAATCTGTATTTTCTTGTCGCGGCTGCAACTGGCACAGGTAAAAGCCATACGATGAAATTCATTTTTAGCGAACTTGCTCGAATGGAAGCGATTGTCAAAATGCAGTACCGCGAAGATCGGCGCAAGTACGAAGAGGATATGGTCGTTTTTCGCAAGCGTAGTTCGGGGAAAGAGGGAAGCAAAGGAAAAAAAAGCGATGCGCCGACTTGTTCGGCCAATACAGGAAAAAAGGATGAGATGCCGAAACGGCCGCCTAACATCCAATATGTTCTGACCGACACAACGATGGAAGCAGCCATGGACCTTCTTTTTGACAATCCTCGCGGGCTGTGCTGGCTTATTGACGAGTTTCACAACTTCATTCCGGGTTTAGATCGATATTCAGCAAAAGGCACCAGTGAAGGGAAGCGCCGTCTTTTGTCAACCTGGGATGGAGCGACGATTTGCGTCAACAGAAAGGCCAAGGATGGCGTTTCAAATGAATTGTATATCGAAAACGCCACGTTTTCGATCTGCGGGTGTGTCCAGCCACATTTGCTGCCCGAAATTTTTACATATGATGATTTGCACCAGGGCTTGCCGGAACGGTTCTTGTTCGTCAATTGTCAGCCGCAGCCGCCCGCACCAGACCCCAGGCCGGAAATTCCGGAATGGGTCGAAAAATATTTGACCCGGATCACTCGCGTTATGATGGGTTTTGCCATGGAAGAGGACCAGGACGGACGTCTGCGCGGCTTAGCGATTGATCTCGACGACGCGGCTCGGAAGGAATGGAATGCGTTTAGCAACACAATTAAAAACAAAACGTATGGTTTAACTATTCATGGCTTTGCAATGAAAATGCGTGGCATAACCTTGCGGCTGGCGTTGTTGCTGCATTGTTTGCGACATGCTGACGATGGAGACGTGACAGACGGGGAAATCACTTTTGGCGACATGACCAACGCCGTGGCCCTGGCCGACTACTTTTTCGCCCAAGCGCAGAAAATGAATACATATATTCCTGACAAAAAGGGGAATTCGCGATCCGCAACAAACGACACTCATGCATCCCGTATTGCCGAATTGTTGCTGAAGCACGTTCATGAAATTGGACAACTTGAAGGGAAAATCGAAAACAAGGTGCTTCAAGGATGGTTTAAAAAGGCGCGGCTTAAAATCAATCAAAACCAATTACGCGAGGCGTTTACCACACTAAATATCGAAGCCGGGCGCGAAAAAAGTCGTCGATACCGGCTCATAACAACGGATGTTTTGGACATTTGCTCCAAAATGAGTTCCCAAATCAAGGGCGTGTTCGAAGAAGACGATTTTGACGCAGTGGAAGTGGACGAGAGGTGA
- a CDS encoding HAMP domain-containing protein, protein MKLVGLSRQIMLTMMAIALGVTLLVILMSYAFYYLWSLYWPDNPLDYSWIPTGPEWIWVIGSTLGGLTLSILVAVNLSRRILVPLNSVADSIRRVAQGDLNARAVAGDRSLGEAAQLADDFNAMANQLQRMTEEQAFWNAAIAHELRTPVTILRGRLQGLAEGVFTPSSSQFLSLLTQVEGLTRLIEDLRVVSLVESGHLDLQWQEAQLDAEVNAVVDMVDDALQSAASV, encoded by the coding sequence ATGAAACTGGTCGGGTTGAGTCGCCAGATCATGCTGACGATGATGGCGATTGCGCTTGGCGTCACGTTGCTCGTCATCCTGATGTCATATGCGTTCTACTATCTGTGGTCCCTCTACTGGCCCGATAATCCCTTGGACTATAGCTGGATACCTACGGGGCCGGAGTGGATATGGGTAATCGGCTCCACCCTTGGCGGTCTGACGCTGTCCATCCTCGTGGCGGTCAACCTGTCGCGCCGCATCCTGGTTCCGCTGAACTCGGTGGCGGACAGCATCCGCCGCGTGGCCCAGGGCGATCTCAACGCGCGCGCCGTGGCGGGCGACCGCTCTTTGGGCGAAGCTGCCCAATTGGCGGACGACTTCAATGCCATGGCCAATCAGTTGCAGCGCATGACCGAGGAGCAAGCATTCTGGAACGCCGCTATTGCTCACGAACTGCGCACCCCCGTGACAATCCTGCGCGGCCGCCTGCAAGGCCTGGCCGAAGGCGTTTTTACGCCCAGTTCATCCCAGTTCCTGAGCTTGCTGACACAGGTTGAGGGCTTGACGCGGCTGATCGAGGATCTGCGTGTGGTGAGTCTGGTGGAGAGCGGCCATCTGGATTTGCAGTGGCAAGAGGCGCAGCTTGACGCCGAAGTCAACGCCGTGGTGGACATGGTTGATGACGCGTTGCAGTCGGCTGCCAGCGTGTGA